CTGCCCGAAATCAATCTGCAGGCGCGACAGCGCGTTTTTTTCACCCAAAGCATAAAGTTCTTCCGTCTTTTTTAATACCGCGGAATAAAGAGCGTTTAAAAAATCACCGTGTGCGATACCTAACAGTTCGCGCTTGTTTGTCAGATGCCTTAAAAGGACATCACGATCGTCGCGCTCAAAGGCGCAAAGCGCGTAAACGGTCAACAGCCGCTCCGCTGATTCTCTTCCTTTCTCTTTCATTCCCGCCGGCTTTTTTTCTTCCGGCGCCTTAATTATTTCCGGTTCCTGCTTTTCTTTTCCGGAGACATACCGTTCAATTATACCTTCCGGAATATCAAAAAGCAAAGAAGCGCGCTTTACGCACTCCCGCCTGATAACGGGGCTGTCGGCTTTCGCGATAAGGGAGGCAATCTCCCTTGCGGCCGTTTCCTTATAATAAGGATTTTTTATATCTCCCGCTTCTATCAGGCGCTGTACCCTGAAATCAAAAAACGGAACCGCTGAATCAATTCTTTTTTTAAATTCTTCAGCGCCGAACTTTTTGATGAACTCATCAGGGTCCTTTGCCCCTTCAAAACTTACAACACCAGCGTCTATTCCCGCTTCAAAAAGATTATCGCCTCCGCGCACTGCTCCGGCTTTGCCGGCTTCATCCATGTCATAGATAAGGTACGCTTTCTGAGTGTATCTTTTTAAAAGCCTGGCCTGGTCGGGCGTTAAAGCCGTACCCAGTGACGCGGCTGTATTTTTAAACCCGGCAGTGTACATTGCAATCGCGTCCATATACCCTTCGGTAATGTTAACGGAACCTGCCGCGTGTTTTCTTGCGTTATTTAAGTTATATAAGTTCTTTCCTTTTGAATACGCCGGTGTCTCGGCGGAATTAATATATTTTGGGAGCGAATCGTCAAGCACCCTTGCGCCGAACGCCACAGGGTCGTTGTAGACATTCAGAATAGGAAATATTATCCTGTTTCTGAATACGTCATATCCGCCGCCCGTATCGCCTTTCTTGCAAATCCACGCCTTATATATAAGGTCTTCCGAATACCCTTTTGATTTTAAAAGGCCAAACAGGCCGGAACCCGAGGGCGCGTAGCCAAGCATAAATTCATCAACAGTTTCCTGTGATATACCGCGCGCTTTTATGTATTCTTTGGCAGCAGGATTTTTTTCCAGATTTTCCCTGAAATAATCCAATGCGGCTTTGTTGATGGCTATTATTTTTTCGCGCTCATCAAACTTTCCGCCTGTATACTGCTGCTCTTCAATCTGTATGCCGGAGCGCCTTGCAAGAAGCCTTACCGCTTCCACAAAGTTCAGGTTCTCCTGTTTTTGAATGAACGTAAATACGTTTCCGCCGGCGCCGCAGCCAAAACAGTGATATATCTGCTTGTCAGGGCTGACCATGAACGAAGCGGTCTTTTCGCCGTGAAAAGGGCACCGTGCCTTAAAATTGCTTCCGGACTTCTTAAGTTCCAGATATTCAGAAAGCACTTCAACTATGTCGCTTGCGTTTTTTATGTCTTCTATCTTTTCGGGCGGTATCATATTTGTGAACCCGTTATTGCCTTTTCCACAGCTGTTAAAAGCCTGTTTTTATCCTCATCCGTAAAAGCATGCGGCCCTTTAATTCTTATTTTTCCTGTTTTCTTTCTGCGTGACTTTTTTGCCTTTGACGCGGCTTCCATGGCGCCGCGCGCCGTGTCCGCGTCAAGCAGAAACCCGCGGCTGTTTATCGTAATTACGCCTTTGCCCTGCAGCACGTATGCCAGCGGGCTGTCCTGTGTTATGGCTATGTCGCCCGCCTGCGCTATGTTCATTATTTTTATGTCCGCGGCCTGAGGCTCGCTTTCAACATTTATTATCTCTTCACCGTCTTCTTTTTGTGTGTGGTGAGCGAAACTCATTACCGACACCGCTTTTATACCGCGCGCTTTGGCCAGTTTTATGATTTCTTTCCTGCATGGCTGCGCGTCCGCGTCTATTACTATTTTCACTTACGTTTAAACCTTATAAAACCGGAGCTGTCCACCACATTTAACTTTCCGCACTTCTTTTCTATGGCATCCAGCACTATGTTCATTCCAACCACGTCAGATGAAATATGCCCGGCTATGACAACGTTCAAATTTGCCTTTTCAAGTTCTTTTTTATGGTCAGCCGAAAAATGCATACCCACTATTGTGTCAACGCCGGCTGACGCGACTTTTTCATATATTTCTTTGGGGCCTTCCGTGCCGCCTGTCATGTCCACCATTACTTTTTTTACAGAGCGGTCTTTATTGCCTATAAGTATTTCCGGCCCGTTGCCCCTTTTTGCGTAAGCTTTGTATTCGGGTTCTTCCATCAGCATATCAATAATATCGGATACTTTTTTTGGTTTTTCGGAATCAAACCTTTTCTGCAGGTATTTTACAACGCTGTTATCAGCCGGAGTATGCATATTCATCATGGATATATTCAGCAGCTTTGCCGCGTCCTGTACCCTGTAATGGTTGCCGGCGCTTACCCGTTCGCCCACTTCTTTTTTTCTTTTATCCAGCAGCGCTTCAGAAGCGGCAATGTTCACGCCAAAACTGTTAAAAATATCCGCCTGCATGGACATTACCTCATAAAAGTTAACCATGGCGCACCCTTCGGGGTGGTGGGCGATAACCGCGTCTATTTTCATTCCTTTTTCATTCAGCCTGTCCATTAAAAGCAGTTCAGGTACTTCCATATCAATTCCCACAAGCACGGTCTTTATATTGTTGCCCGCGTCGTGAAGTATCCTGGAATCGGCATAAGGGTTATACAGTTTCTGCGTGTCATAATATTTTTTACGGTCAGGGCTTAATTCGGAATATTTTTTTGAAGTTTCTTTTAAAATTGCGTTTACAGCCGCAGCGCCGCGCGGGTCGTTGTTTATTCCTGTTTCCACAGCTGCTTTGTATATTTCGGTAAGTTTCATAAGTCCCTCCGCGTCATGGTTTTGAAACGTAACTGTTTCCCTTTATGTAAAATCTCCACTTTAAATTCAGCCCGGTTTTTATCCCTATTCTGCTTTTGGCTGCAATGCCAAACTTTTCTTTTGGCCCTTCACATATATATATTTCATTTTTTGTCAAATCAGCCCGGTTTTGCCCTTTTCCTATTGCCATTGCCTGCGTAAACTTTGCCGGCCCGTTGGTAAGATTTATTCCTTCGGCATTTCTATTTTTTTTCATTTCTTTTATGCCGCGTGCAGGTTCTACCGCCCTGATAAGGACAGCTCCCGCAGTGCCTTCGGGCTCCGTGACTATATTAAAAAGGTAGTGATTTCCGTAACAGAAGTAAACATAAGCGCGCCCTGAAGTTTCAAACATAACTTCGTTTCTTGGAGTTCTTTTTTTAAACGCGTGGCTTCCGGGATCTTTTTTCCCCCTGTACGCTTCGGTCTCCACTATTTTAGCGGCCATAATAACCGCGCCCTGTCTGCGCACCAGATATTTCCCAAGAAGCGCTTTAGCCGCGCTTACAGAATTCTGAAGGTAAAAACCGGCTTTAATTTTTCTTAACTTCAATTTATTTAAGAAACTCCCTGACTATAACGCCTATTTTAGTGCCGTCCGCCCTGCCTTTTACCTTTGGCATTACGGCGCCCATTACTTTTCCCATTTCCTTGGCTGACTGCGCGTTTACCGCGGCAATTGTTTCTTTGACAATTTCCCTAAGTTCATCATCGGTAAGCTGTTTGGGAAGGTATCCCATTATGATTTCAAGTTCCTGTTTTTCTTTTTCCGCCAGTTCCGGCCTGTTGCC
The nucleotide sequence above comes from Candidatus Goldiibacteriota bacterium. Encoded proteins:
- a CDS encoding NGG1p interacting factor NIF3 → MKLTEIYKAAVETGINNDPRGAAAVNAILKETSKKYSELSPDRKKYYDTQKLYNPYADSRILHDAGNNIKTVLVGIDMEVPELLLMDRLNEKGMKIDAVIAHHPEGCAMVNFYEVMSMQADIFNSFGVNIAASEALLDKRKKEVGERVSAGNHYRVQDAAKLLNISMMNMHTPADNSVVKYLQKRFDSEKPKKVSDIIDMLMEEPEYKAYAKRGNGPEILIGNKDRSVKKVMVDMTGGTEGPKEIYEKVASAGVDTIVGMHFSADHKKELEKANLNVVIAGHISSDVVGMNIVLDAIEKKCGKLNVVDSSGFIRFKRK
- a CDS encoding DNA-3-methyladenine glycosylase, which encodes MKAGFYLQNSVSAAKALLGKYLVRRQGAVIMAAKIVETEAYRGKKDPGSHAFKKRTPRNEVMFETSGRAYVYFCYGNHYLFNIVTEPEGTAGAVLIRAVEPARGIKEMKKNRNAEGINLTNGPAKFTQAMAIGKGQNRADLTKNEIYICEGPKEKFGIAAKSRIGIKTGLNLKWRFYIKGNSYVSKP
- a CDS encoding DUF188 domain-containing protein, which translates into the protein MKIVIDADAQPCRKEIIKLAKARGIKAVSVMSFAHHTQKEDGEEIINVESEPQAADIKIMNIAQAGDIAITQDSPLAYVLQGKGVITINSRGFLLDADTARGAMEAASKAKKSRRKKTGKIRIKGPHAFTDEDKNRLLTAVEKAITGSQI
- a CDS encoding GatB/YqeY domain-containing protein; its protein translation is MSLNEKLSEDLKASMKAKDETKTAVIRQIKTAVMNAEIKLKKEMTDDDIVSVIFSLSKAHNESIESFTKGNRPELAEKEKQELEIIMGYLPKQLTDDELREIVKETIAAVNAQSAKEMGKVMGAVMPKVKGRADGTKIGVIVREFLK
- a CDS encoding DNA primase; amino-acid sequence: MIPPEKIEDIKNASDIVEVLSEYLELKKSGSNFKARCPFHGEKTASFMVSPDKQIYHCFGCGAGGNVFTFIQKQENLNFVEAVRLLARRSGIQIEEQQYTGGKFDEREKIIAINKAALDYFRENLEKNPAAKEYIKARGISQETVDEFMLGYAPSGSGLFGLLKSKGYSEDLIYKAWICKKGDTGGGYDVFRNRIIFPILNVYNDPVAFGARVLDDSLPKYINSAETPAYSKGKNLYNLNNARKHAAGSVNITEGYMDAIAMYTAGFKNTAASLGTALTPDQARLLKRYTQKAYLIYDMDEAGKAGAVRGGDNLFEAGIDAGVVSFEGAKDPDEFIKKFGAEEFKKRIDSAVPFFDFRVQRLIEAGDIKNPYYKETAAREIASLIAKADSPVIRRECVKRASLLFDIPEGIIERYVSGKEKQEPEIIKAPEEKKPAGMKEKGRESAERLLTVYALCAFERDDRDVLLRHLTNKRELLGIAHGDFLNALYSAVLKKTEELYALGEKNALSRLQIDFGQDNDAIAFISEALSRDTAKSATEDIKNMMDDCLARILGDKVTVKLGELQAKIKQAELEKDFDKVTMYIKEKQEIQNILSQRGEHLE